A window from SAR324 cluster bacterium encodes these proteins:
- the sthA gene encoding Si-specific NAD(P)(+) transhydrogenase, translating to MQEIRHYDIAIIGSGPAGEKAAIQASKLKKRVFLIDKREKLGGASLHTGTIPSKSLRETVVNLELLRRRTHGIEISMRENVSTEELMYRKDLVISEQESKLRRNLMKNRVTLERGRCQFLSPTELQIQPAHPDEEPYQITADYTVVATGSAPRKADWAQLDNECVFDSDTILKIEKLPKKITIIGAGVIGCEYACIFAKLGIRVNLIARDRHVMPFLDREIAEALVYRMRNQRITMRLGENVKQIVKISPQEVHVELDSGKTLPCSTVMLAAGRVANSDKLGLEEIGVELGHNGLIPTNEHYQTNIPNIYAVGDVVGFPALASTSLLQARIATLHAFGQLENERIPRELPYGIWTIPAVAYVGRSEEELTDARIPYEVGISHFKEISRAHIMGEQEGILKLLFCPETLRLLGVHIIGPRAPELIHLGNCVLHFEGTIKFFINSVFNVPTLDEAYRIAAFNGMNRLDYDSL from the coding sequence ATGCAGGAAATTCGGCACTACGACATCGCCATCATCGGTTCTGGTCCAGCAGGTGAAAAAGCAGCAATCCAAGCCAGCAAGCTGAAAAAGCGAGTCTTTCTGATAGACAAAAGGGAGAAGCTTGGTGGTGCCTCCTTGCACACGGGCACGATTCCATCTAAGTCGTTGCGAGAAACAGTTGTCAATCTGGAGTTGCTGCGCCGCCGAACCCATGGAATTGAAATCTCCATGCGTGAGAACGTCAGCACTGAAGAGTTAATGTATCGCAAGGATCTTGTGATCAGTGAGCAGGAGAGCAAGCTGCGTCGCAACTTAATGAAGAATCGAGTCACTCTGGAGAGAGGGCGTTGCCAATTCCTCAGTCCAACCGAATTACAGATTCAACCCGCCCATCCAGATGAGGAACCTTACCAGATCACTGCTGACTATACGGTTGTTGCTACAGGTTCTGCACCACGAAAAGCGGATTGGGCACAGCTCGATAATGAGTGTGTCTTCGACTCTGATACGATCCTCAAGATTGAGAAACTTCCCAAAAAAATCACGATCATCGGAGCTGGTGTCATTGGTTGCGAATATGCCTGCATCTTTGCCAAGCTAGGGATTCGTGTCAATCTGATCGCTCGGGATCGTCATGTCATGCCTTTCTTGGATCGAGAAATTGCAGAGGCTCTAGTTTATCGGATGCGCAATCAGCGAATCACGATGCGCCTTGGCGAAAACGTCAAACAGATCGTTAAGATCTCACCTCAGGAAGTGCACGTGGAGTTAGATAGTGGTAAGACGCTACCCTGCTCTACCGTCATGCTGGCGGCTGGTCGTGTCGCAAATTCTGATAAATTGGGATTGGAGGAAATCGGTGTTGAGTTGGGTCATAACGGTTTGATTCCAACGAATGAACACTACCAAACAAACATCCCAAACATCTACGCTGTTGGTGACGTGGTTGGTTTCCCTGCCCTGGCTTCCACATCTTTGCTACAAGCGAGGATTGCTACGTTGCACGCATTTGGACAACTGGAAAATGAGCGTATCCCGAGAGAACTCCCCTACGGTATCTGGACCATCCCTGCTGTTGCCTACGTGGGCAGATCAGAAGAAGAACTGACAGATGCCAGAATTCCTTATGAGGTAGGCATCTCGCACTTCAAGGAAATCTCCCGAGCACACATCATGGGAGAACAGGAAGGAATTCTAAAACTACTCTTCTGTCCTGAAACCTTGCGTTTGCTGGGTGTGCACATCATTGGACCACGCGCACCGGAGCTGATCCATCTGGGTAACTGTGTGTTGCACTTCGAAGGGACGATCAAGTTCTTCATCAACTCGGTTTTCAATGTGCCAACTCTTGACGAAGCATACCGAATTGCTGCTTTCAACGGTATGAATCGTCTGGATTATGATTCGCTCTGA
- the der gene encoding ribosome biogenesis GTPase Der, protein MSETPAVVAIVGRPNVGKSTFFNRLVGRHTAIVEDIPGVTRDRNYGLASFRGFRFLAIDTGGFEPISEEGLLQQMRQQAQVAIEEADAVIFLTSIQDGLNPGDEEIYRYLSRHKKPIFVAANKTDHPSHDTQIAEFYQLGVEHVYGVSAAHTRGLEDLLEAIHEQVPLDYTDPEAGTRVRVALIGKSNAGKSSLINALLGEERMVVDSQAGTTRDPVDSLCRHEGKEYLLVDTAGIRRKGRVTQKIETYSIVSTLKTMERSDVVLLIIDATEGVTEQVLRIGGYALDRKKAIVLVVNKWDLAVQGEIALRNMPRKLEPQRLQDAMTEELRERIEFLGFAPLVFVSAKTGKRITQIFQKVDEVYQQYMRRVSTADLNTVLEMIVRKHPPPAKSGRATKIFYGTQVSASPPTFVMVSNHPEKLNYSYERYFLNQLRYHFGFEGTPLQLIWRGRERKQN, encoded by the coding sequence ATGTCTGAAACCCCGGCAGTTGTTGCAATTGTTGGCCGACCAAATGTTGGCAAGTCTACATTTTTCAATCGGTTGGTGGGTCGTCACACTGCGATTGTTGAAGACATTCCAGGAGTAACGAGAGATCGCAACTATGGATTGGCCAGTTTCCGCGGTTTTCGCTTCCTGGCGATTGATACAGGTGGATTTGAGCCGATCTCTGAGGAGGGCTTGCTCCAGCAGATGCGTCAGCAGGCTCAGGTTGCCATCGAAGAAGCCGACGCTGTTATTTTTTTGACCAGCATTCAGGATGGCCTCAATCCTGGGGACGAGGAGATCTATCGTTATCTCAGCCGCCATAAGAAACCGATCTTTGTGGCCGCCAACAAAACAGATCATCCGAGCCACGATACGCAGATCGCAGAGTTCTATCAATTGGGTGTGGAGCATGTCTATGGCGTATCTGCGGCTCACACACGTGGCCTGGAGGATCTGCTAGAGGCCATTCATGAGCAGGTTCCGCTGGATTACACAGATCCAGAAGCTGGTACTCGGGTACGAGTGGCATTGATCGGTAAGTCCAACGCAGGCAAATCCTCGTTGATCAATGCCTTGTTGGGGGAAGAGCGAATGGTTGTGGACTCGCAGGCTGGAACAACACGTGATCCAGTAGACAGCCTTTGCCGTCATGAGGGCAAGGAGTATCTGTTGGTGGACACGGCAGGTATACGACGAAAAGGCAGAGTCACCCAAAAAATAGAGACCTACAGCATTGTCTCCACGTTGAAGACCATGGAACGCTCAGATGTTGTTTTGCTGATAATTGACGCTACCGAGGGAGTCACTGAGCAGGTCTTGCGAATTGGCGGGTACGCTCTGGACCGTAAAAAAGCAATAGTGCTGGTGGTCAATAAATGGGATCTGGCGGTTCAAGGGGAGATTGCCTTGCGCAACATGCCTCGTAAATTAGAGCCACAACGCTTGCAAGATGCTATGACAGAGGAGCTGAGAGAGCGGATTGAATTTCTTGGCTTTGCCCCACTGGTATTCGTGAGTGCTAAAACAGGAAAGCGAATAACTCAAATTTTTCAGAAAGTAGACGAAGTCTATCAGCAGTACATGCGTCGTGTGAGCACTGCAGATCTGAATACGGTGCTGGAAATGATTGTTCGCAAGCACCCACCTCCTGCCAAATCTGGTCGGGCTACTAAGATTTTCTATGGTACTCAGGTTTCCGCGTCTCCACCCACCTTTGTCATGGTCAGTAATCATCCAGAAAAACTGAACTACTCCTACGAACGCTATTTTTTGAACCAACTCCGCTATCATTTTGGTTTTGAGGGCACGCCCTTGCAACTAATTTGGCGTGGCCGTGAACGCAAGCAGAATTGA
- a CDS encoding inositol monophosphatase family protein: MNDRSTLYNGFASIAQIHDIRCSCHEYRLIASGEADFLRSFSLKPWDHAAGQLVLKETGGWAAVDGLINYKPSLYSGRMIAASCCDLDEEITQISATLP; this comes from the coding sequence GTGAATGACCGTTCTACTTTATATAATGGTTTTGCGAGCATCGCACAAATTCATGATATTCGTTGTTCCTGTCACGAATACCGACTAATAGCTTCAGGTGAAGCTGACTTTCTACGCTCATTTTCATTGAAGCCGTGGGATCATGCTGCTGGCCAGCTTGTCCTCAAAGAAACCGGTGGTTGGGCTGCTGTAGATGGCCTTATCAACTACAAACCATCCTTGTACTCGGGTCGGATGATTGCGGCGAGCTGTTGTGACTTGGACGAAGAGATTACGCAAATATCTGCTACGCTCCCTTAG